In Caproicibacterium amylolyticum, a genomic segment contains:
- a CDS encoding cell division protein ZapA, protein MSKNSVRLTVFGTECVVGTDDSEAYVRSIAAEVQDCMQALSRQNETASGSVIAIVAALSFCDDYHKANKSTETLREQIKGYLEDSTKARLEAEEARKETARLQQEVASLRARLGETESDGPADSTIDAPVQRTACTGSFSRPTREAGEESGEFLHYFEEEEKENEEAKDE, encoded by the coding sequence ATGAGCAAAAACAGTGTCCGGCTGACCGTATTTGGCACCGAGTGTGTGGTTGGTACGGATGACAGCGAAGCCTATGTCCGCAGCATCGCAGCAGAAGTACAGGACTGTATGCAGGCGCTTTCCCGCCAAAATGAAACCGCCTCCGGTTCCGTCATTGCCATCGTGGCGGCTCTCTCGTTCTGCGATGATTATCATAAAGCTAATAAAAGTACCGAAACGCTCCGGGAACAGATCAAAGGTTACTTGGAGGACAGCACAAAAGCCCGTCTAGAAGCAGAGGAGGCGCGAAAAGAAACCGCCCGCCTGCAGCAGGAGGTCGCCTCCCTGCGCGCGCGTCTGGGTGAAACGGAATCCGATGGCCCTGCAGATTCCACAATCGACGCTCCTGTTCAGCGGACTGCCTGCACCGGCAGTTTTTCGCGTCCTACGCGGGAAGCCGGGGAGGAATCCGGTGAATTCCTGCATTATTTTGAGGAAGAAGAGAAAGAAAACGAGGAAGCAAAGGATGAATAA
- the dut gene encoding dUTP diphosphatase gives MNLPVQKLRKNAVLPTRATAGSAGLDLYACLEAPLTIAPGELRQVPSGVAAALPQGTVGLLCGRSGLGVKHGITLSNSVGIIDSDYRGELIAGLCNVGSEPYTLMPGERFAQLLVVPVLFPEPQEAAQLPQTVRGKSGFGSSGK, from the coding sequence ATGAATCTGCCTGTTCAAAAACTGCGGAAAAACGCAGTTCTGCCCACCCGCGCCACCGCCGGCAGCGCCGGACTGGATTTGTACGCCTGCTTGGAAGCGCCGCTAACCATTGCGCCGGGAGAACTGCGGCAGGTGCCGTCCGGTGTAGCCGCGGCGCTGCCGCAGGGAACCGTTGGCCTGCTGTGCGGGCGCAGCGGTCTGGGCGTAAAGCATGGCATTACGCTGAGCAACAGCGTCGGTATCATTGACAGCGACTACCGTGGTGAGCTAATTGCGGGACTGTGCAACGTGGGAAGTGAGCCGTATACTTTGATGCCCGGTGAACGCTTTGCACAGCTGCTGGTGGTGCCGGTGCTGTTTCCGGAACCGCAGGAAGCCGCACAACTGCCGCAGACAGTGCGCGGCAAAAGCGGGTTTGGCTCCAGCGGAAAGTAA
- a CDS encoding glycogen/starch/alpha-glucan phosphorylase, protein MEYRHSVQQIKKQILAKLEHNYGVGLENATNDQLYKSVALIAREMMEQGRSEFIAEAEKKGTKQVYYLCMEFLLGRSLKNTLFNLGVEESFREALQQMDVKLDALYECEPDAGLGNGGLGRLAACFMDALATGGYPATGYSLCYEYGIFRQKLVDGWQTELPDFWLPGGRIWLREIPEKAVEVHFRGHVEESWHESYHQAIHKDYTTILAVPCDMFIAGMDGSGVSRLRLWKSKGQEFDMGLFNSGNYMRAMEQNAMAESITKVLYPEDNHSEGKSLRLTQQYFLVSASIQDIIRTHLFKYSTLDNLPERVAIHLNDTHPVLAIPELMRIMLDECGYDWDRAWDLTTRTIAYTNHTVMKEALECWNEDLFRMQLPRIYQIIEEINRRFCQQMHDLGVDGYKVGRMAPLNDGYVKMANLAVVGSHCVNGVSGLHSEILKETVFHDFYTEMPDKFTNVTNGIAHRRWLNQSNPQLAALLTQKIGSGYIYDASQLKKFEAFKADKAVLQQLAKIKRSNKERLAEYIKRENNLVLDPDSIFDVQVKRMHEYKRQHLNALNILATYLWLKDNPNAEFTPHTYIFGAKAAPGYYFAKQMIRFIYDLGEVINNDPAVKDKMKVVYVEDYRVTLAELLIPAADISEQISLAGTEASGTSNMKFMINGAVTLGTLDGANVEIHDSVGDDNMLLFGMTTPEVENLRSAGYHPDQIYYNNPAVHRAIDFMRGGVNGVDFGDIVNSLTGNDPYMVLADFDSYQRAQAKAMQLYGDEKTWQQMCLVNIANSGRFAADRAIREYAENIWHCTPCEGKNSKLMH, encoded by the coding sequence ATGGAGTATCGGCACTCAGTACAGCAGATTAAAAAGCAGATTCTTGCCAAGCTGGAGCACAACTACGGCGTAGGTCTTGAAAATGCAACCAATGACCAGCTCTACAAATCCGTCGCCCTGATTGCGCGCGAAATGATGGAGCAGGGGCGCAGTGAATTTATAGCAGAAGCAGAAAAAAAAGGCACCAAGCAGGTTTACTACCTCTGCATGGAATTCTTGCTGGGGCGCAGCCTGAAAAATACCCTGTTTAACTTAGGTGTAGAGGAATCTTTCCGAGAAGCACTGCAGCAGATGGATGTCAAGCTGGATGCTTTGTATGAGTGTGAGCCGGATGCGGGTCTTGGCAACGGCGGCCTGGGACGTTTGGCGGCCTGCTTCATGGATGCTCTTGCGACCGGCGGCTATCCGGCAACGGGTTACAGCTTATGCTATGAGTACGGCATCTTCCGCCAGAAACTTGTGGACGGCTGGCAGACGGAACTGCCGGATTTTTGGCTGCCCGGCGGCCGAATCTGGCTGCGTGAGATTCCGGAAAAGGCAGTGGAAGTCCATTTTCGCGGTCATGTGGAGGAAAGCTGGCACGAAAGCTACCATCAGGCGATTCACAAGGACTACACAACCATTTTGGCTGTTCCCTGTGATATGTTTATTGCCGGCATGGACGGCAGCGGCGTTTCCCGCCTGCGCCTTTGGAAAAGTAAAGGGCAGGAGTTCGACATGGGCCTGTTTAACTCCGGCAACTATATGCGTGCCATGGAGCAGAACGCAATGGCGGAATCCATTACCAAAGTGCTGTACCCGGAAGATAACCACTCCGAGGGCAAAAGCCTGCGCCTGACCCAGCAGTATTTTCTGGTTTCCGCTTCCATTCAGGATATTATCCGCACCCACCTGTTCAAATATTCTACACTTGACAACCTGCCGGAGCGCGTGGCAATCCACTTGAACGATACCCATCCGGTGCTGGCAATTCCTGAGCTGATGCGCATTATGCTGGATGAGTGCGGCTATGACTGGGACCGCGCGTGGGATTTGACCACCCGCACCATTGCCTACACCAACCATACAGTTATGAAAGAGGCACTGGAGTGCTGGAACGAGGACCTCTTCCGTATGCAGCTGCCGCGTATCTATCAAATTATCGAGGAAATCAACCGCCGCTTTTGCCAGCAGATGCATGACCTTGGCGTGGACGGCTACAAAGTCGGCCGCATGGCGCCGCTCAACGACGGCTATGTCAAGATGGCGAATTTGGCGGTTGTGGGCAGCCACTGTGTCAACGGCGTTTCGGGTCTGCACAGTGAAATTTTGAAAGAAACCGTGTTTCATGATTTTTACACAGAAATGCCGGATAAATTTACAAACGTAACCAACGGCATTGCACACCGCCGCTGGCTGAACCAGTCCAACCCGCAGCTTGCAGCGCTGCTGACGCAGAAAATCGGCAGCGGCTACATTTATGACGCTTCTCAGCTGAAAAAGTTTGAGGCTTTTAAGGCTGACAAAGCTGTTCTGCAGCAGCTTGCAAAAATCAAACGAAGCAATAAGGAACGTTTGGCAGAGTACATAAAGCGTGAAAACAATCTGGTGCTTGACCCGGATTCCATTTTTGACGTGCAGGTCAAGCGCATGCATGAATACAAGCGTCAGCACCTGAACGCGCTGAATATTCTTGCCACGTATCTGTGGCTGAAAGACAATCCGAATGCGGAGTTTACCCCGCACACTTATATCTTCGGCGCCAAAGCAGCCCCGGGCTATTACTTCGCAAAGCAGATGATTCGCTTTATCTATGATTTGGGCGAGGTAATCAACAACGACCCCGCCGTCAAAGACAAGATGAAAGTTGTTTATGTGGAGGATTACCGTGTCACGCTGGCGGAACTGCTGATTCCGGCAGCGGATATCAGTGAGCAGATTTCTCTGGCGGGCACCGAGGCTTCCGGTACCAGCAACATGAAGTTTATGATCAACGGTGCGGTGACACTGGGCACGTTGGATGGTGCAAATGTGGAAATTCACGATTCCGTTGGGGATGACAATATGCTCCTGTTCGGCATGACCACACCGGAGGTTGAAAACCTCCGCTCCGCGGGCTACCACCCGGACCAGATTTATTACAACAATCCTGCTGTGCACCGTGCAATCGACTTTATGCGCGGCGGAGTCAACGGTGTTGACTTTGGAGATATCGTCAATTCACTTACCGGAAATGACCCTTATATGGTTTTGGCGGACTTTGACAGCTACCAGCGCGCGCAGGCAAAGGCAATGCAGCTGTATGGGGACGAAAAAACCTGGCAGCAGATGTGCCTTGTCAACATTGCAAATTCCGGACGCTTTGCGGCAGACCGCGCAATTCGCGAGTATGCGGAGAACATTTGGCACTGTACCCCCTGTGAAGGGAAAAACAGCAAACTGATGCACTGA
- the mreC gene encoding rod shape-determining protein MreC, with amino-acid sequence MNRFFQTKKFKGLIVVLFLLFSLVLYTSTAGPGAVGNMLNSIVMPMQRVFSAVTGKAETSAQSITKSKEELQSENQKLQQQVNELNQKLTNYYSALQQNEQYKQFLGIKNENKDYQLLSATVIGRDPNSLFDSFTIDQGSTSGVTKDCPVITSAGLVGWVSEVSALSSKVTTILDASAQFGVRDTSNRDTGVLGSDLKLADKGLVKMEYLSSGTTVKAGDQIVTSGLAVESGFGGKFPRGLPVGKVSTVKNSPYDVSLYAEVKPYVDPSKVRDVMVITDFAGKAEAAKETASQNSSSASGASK; translated from the coding sequence GTGAACCGGTTCTTTCAGACTAAAAAATTCAAGGGACTTATCGTGGTGCTGTTTCTGCTTTTCAGCCTGGTTCTGTATACCAGCACCGCCGGCCCTGGTGCAGTGGGCAATATGCTTAACAGCATTGTCATGCCCATGCAGCGGGTCTTTTCCGCTGTGACCGGCAAAGCAGAAACCAGCGCCCAAAGCATCACCAAAAGTAAAGAGGAGCTGCAGTCCGAAAATCAAAAGCTGCAGCAGCAGGTGAATGAGCTGAATCAAAAACTGACAAATTACTACTCCGCTTTGCAGCAAAACGAGCAGTACAAGCAGTTTTTGGGCATTAAAAATGAAAACAAGGATTATCAGCTGCTTTCCGCAACCGTCATTGGGCGCGACCCCAATTCCCTGTTCGACAGCTTTACCATTGACCAAGGTTCGACCTCCGGCGTAACGAAGGACTGCCCGGTTATCACTTCTGCCGGACTGGTCGGCTGGGTCAGCGAAGTCAGCGCGCTTTCCTCCAAAGTTACAACCATTTTGGACGCCAGCGCGCAGTTCGGTGTCCGCGATACATCCAACCGCGACACCGGTGTATTGGGCAGCGACCTGAAGCTCGCCGACAAAGGGCTTGTTAAAATGGAGTACCTTTCAAGCGGTACCACTGTTAAAGCAGGCGACCAAATCGTTACCAGCGGTCTGGCAGTGGAGAGCGGCTTTGGCGGCAAATTCCCGCGCGGACTGCCAGTAGGCAAAGTTTCGACAGTCAAAAACAGCCCTTATGATGTTTCTCTGTACGCAGAAGTGAAGCCTTACGTTGACCCCTCCAAAGTCCGTGATGTCATGGTCATCACCGACTTTGCCGGCAAAGCGGAAG
- a CDS encoding tyrosine-type recombinase/integrase — MRSTIWHVPDGMTSAKAEKEANRQAALFEEKLKTGMALYDGNTTFGEYAEQWVKNHQCAGKTKDGYQELMKRIQPALGHIRLSKLQPHHLEAFYQNLAEKGINQRGNYAISEKLPLLLKAEHLTYDKLAAASGISSFTVSTAVHGKHVSFQTAQKISKALKKPVEAVFTLHKNENPLSANCIMHYHRLISAILSKAEQEQLVVRNVARLAEKPRVIHKEAAYLDDEQAKQFLSLILEEPDIRIKSALLLLLFTGMRREELCGLSWSDLDESSQLVHIYRSSQYRPHMGELEGPTKNPSSVRAIKIPLFVVQTLKEYHAWWTSQQIAFGKEWQGKLQRLFIQENGSPINPDTINYWLEKFLRKHNFPHITPHSLRHTFATLNISNGVDIRTLQSLTGHAQASTLVNTYSHAIKSRQAAACDALEEVLTGNLAAEKQA, encoded by the coding sequence ATGCGGTCGACTATCTGGCACGTTCCAGATGGTATGACATCCGCTAAAGCAGAAAAAGAGGCAAATCGACAGGCAGCACTGTTTGAAGAAAAACTTAAAACAGGAATGGCGTTGTATGACGGCAACACAACTTTCGGCGAATATGCTGAACAATGGGTAAAGAATCATCAGTGCGCCGGAAAAACGAAGGATGGCTATCAAGAACTGATGAAGCGTATACAGCCCGCACTGGGACATATCCGACTATCGAAGCTGCAGCCGCATCATTTGGAAGCTTTTTATCAGAACCTTGCTGAAAAGGGAATTAACCAAAGGGGAAACTATGCAATTTCCGAAAAGCTTCCCCTGCTGCTGAAAGCGGAACACTTGACCTATGACAAACTGGCCGCTGCTTCCGGCATTTCTTCCTTTACGGTTTCTACAGCTGTACATGGAAAGCACGTCAGCTTTCAAACTGCCCAGAAAATCAGTAAGGCACTTAAAAAGCCGGTAGAAGCCGTGTTTACACTTCATAAAAACGAAAACCCACTGTCAGCAAACTGTATCATGCACTATCATCGTTTGATTTCTGCAATACTCTCTAAAGCAGAACAGGAGCAGCTGGTGGTACGCAACGTTGCTCGATTAGCGGAAAAACCGCGTGTGATTCATAAAGAAGCAGCTTATTTGGATGACGAACAGGCAAAACAGTTTCTGTCACTTATTTTGGAAGAGCCGGATATACGAATTAAGTCTGCGCTGCTCCTGCTCTTGTTTACAGGAATGCGTAGGGAAGAATTGTGTGGGCTTTCCTGGTCAGACTTGGATGAATCAAGTCAATTAGTCCACATCTACCGCTCGTCACAGTACCGCCCACACATGGGGGAACTGGAGGGACCGACAAAGAATCCGTCCAGCGTTCGGGCGATTAAAATTCCACTCTTTGTGGTACAGACACTGAAAGAATATCATGCCTGGTGGACAAGTCAGCAGATTGCCTTCGGTAAGGAGTGGCAGGGAAAACTTCAGCGGCTGTTTATTCAAGAAAACGGTTCACCAATCAATCCTGACACCATTAACTACTGGCTGGAAAAATTTTTAAGGAAGCACAACTTTCCGCACATCACGCCCCACAGCCTGCGGCACACTTTTGCGACACTCAACATTTCCAACGGTGTTGACATTCGTACCCTGCAAAGCCTGACTGGTCACGCTCAGGCCAGTACATTGGTCAATACATACAGCCACGCCATTAAAAGTCGTCAGGCGGCTGCGTGTGACGCATTGGAAGAAGTTTTGACGGGGAATTTGGCAGCTGAGAAACAAGCATAA
- a CDS encoding rod shape-determining protein — protein MAKDIGIDLGTANTLAYMKGKGIIMREPSVVAVDVRTDAVVEVGSKAKDMIGRTPGSIVAVSPLKDGVIADFEITATMLKHFIHMAAKSGRFSKANIVVCIPSGVTEVERQAVDDAIDKAGARVLEFIPEPKAAALGAGLPVEEPVGSMVLDIGGGTSEVAVISLGDIVAYESVRVAGNKFDEAIIHYIKKKYDLLIGQQTAEEIKNQIGSAYPTEGTENAALQIKGRSLVDGLAKNITITAEEIREALSDSLQIVVEAVHTTLEKTPPELCADIIDHGITVTGGGALLHGIAPLLHQETGLPVRVAEDPLDCVVNGAGKYLEKDAHSKKSADAPQE, from the coding sequence ATGGCGAAAGATATCGGCATTGACCTTGGCACAGCGAACACGCTTGCATATATGAAAGGCAAAGGCATCATCATGCGGGAGCCGTCCGTTGTTGCAGTGGACGTACGCACCGACGCCGTGGTGGAAGTCGGCAGCAAGGCCAAAGATATGATTGGCCGAACCCCGGGCTCCATTGTGGCAGTCAGCCCACTGAAAGACGGCGTAATCGCCGACTTTGAAATTACCGCCACCATGCTCAAGCATTTTATTCATATGGCCGCAAAATCCGGCCGCTTTTCAAAAGCAAACATCGTGGTCTGCATTCCTTCCGGTGTAACGGAAGTGGAGCGTCAGGCAGTGGATGACGCCATTGATAAAGCCGGCGCCCGTGTGCTGGAATTTATTCCGGAACCAAAAGCCGCGGCGTTGGGTGCCGGTCTGCCGGTTGAAGAACCGGTCGGCTCTATGGTTCTGGATATTGGCGGCGGCACCAGTGAAGTTGCAGTCATCTCTTTAGGTGATATTGTTGCATATGAAAGTGTTAGAGTTGCAGGCAACAAATTCGATGAAGCGATTATTCATTACATTAAAAAGAAGTACGATTTGCTCATTGGCCAGCAAACCGCTGAAGAAATTAAAAACCAAATTGGTTCCGCATATCCAACCGAGGGCACCGAAAACGCTGCCCTGCAGATTAAGGGCCGCAGTCTGGTAGACGGCTTGGCAAAAAATATCACCATTACAGCAGAAGAAATTCGGGAGGCTCTTTCCGACTCTTTACAGATTGTTGTAGAGGCGGTTCACACTACACTGGAAAAGACCCCGCCGGAACTGTGCGCCGACATCATCGACCACGGTATCACCGTCACCGGCGGCGGCGCGCTGCTCCACGGTATTGCGCCGCTGCTGCATCAGGAAACCGGCTTGCCGGTACGCGTGGCAGAGGACCCGCTGGATTGTGTGGTAAACGGTGCGGGAAAATATCTGGAAAAGGACGCACACAGCAAAAAGAGTGCCGATGCCCCGCAGGAATAA
- a CDS encoding glycoside hydrolase family 13 protein, with protein sequence MFNSRNPVFRYPTGAVANCLPVHFKIDMPRDLRCSAARLLVENDSTGETQVLDMFWCGMNGDNHEWWECHFAAKTPGLYFYHFEVATWRGVLNLHKGFGGEGTVMGNDCGAWQLTVYDRSFHTPEWLAGGIMYQILPDRFFSSGKPKADVPQDRKLHTDWSDQPEWKPNGKGEVTNSDYFGGDLAGITEKLNYLKSLGVTCLYLNPVFEAHSNHRYNTANYEKIDPLLGKEEDFKTLCAEAKKRGMHILLDGVFSHTGSDSVYFNREGRYSTQGAYNSQQSPYYAWYNFRNWPDDYECWWNFNTLPNVTETNPQYNAYINGKGGIVRRWIADGASGWRLDVADELPDAFLDNLRTAVKMENPEALVLGEVWEDASTKNAYGKRRKYLLGEELDSVMNYPFRDAVLGFVKGADPAQMMEIILDILENYPPQVIRLLMNHIGTHDTERALTVLAGAPTEHHDRRWQSETHLTEKQRQLGLQRLKLAAMMQYTLPGIPCIYYGDEAGMEGYKDPFNRGTYPWGHENTDLLAWYRKLGKLRGMLSCLKEGSFVPLNADDHTMVYIREDSVDAILVAMNAGGNSRTLYLPDEWRTAEPVFGEAPDRNCGLTLPPCSGTMLVRQKHPSPSGPFALGKPETPEEAVESIKDKIMENMEQEPKIKNELLDFLKNI encoded by the coding sequence ATGTTTAATTCACGCAACCCTGTTTTTCGGTACCCTACAGGAGCAGTGGCGAACTGTCTGCCTGTCCATTTTAAAATCGATATGCCGCGGGATCTGCGCTGCAGCGCAGCGCGCTTGTTAGTGGAAAATGACAGCACTGGGGAAACACAGGTGCTGGATATGTTTTGGTGCGGCATGAACGGCGATAATCATGAGTGGTGGGAGTGCCACTTTGCCGCAAAGACTCCAGGCCTATATTTCTACCACTTTGAGGTTGCTACCTGGCGTGGAGTGCTGAATCTGCACAAAGGTTTTGGCGGCGAGGGAACCGTGATGGGAAACGACTGCGGCGCTTGGCAGCTGACTGTTTACGACCGTTCCTTTCACACGCCGGAGTGGCTGGCAGGCGGCATTATGTATCAGATTCTGCCAGACCGGTTTTTTTCTTCCGGAAAGCCGAAAGCCGATGTTCCGCAGGACAGAAAGCTGCACACAGACTGGAGTGACCAGCCCGAATGGAAGCCAAACGGCAAGGGCGAGGTTACAAACTCCGACTATTTTGGCGGCGACCTTGCCGGTATTACAGAGAAGCTGAATTATTTGAAAAGTCTGGGTGTAACGTGTTTGTACTTGAATCCGGTTTTTGAGGCTCACTCCAACCATAGGTACAACACTGCAAACTATGAGAAAATAGACCCACTGCTTGGCAAGGAAGAAGATTTCAAAACGCTGTGCGCAGAAGCAAAAAAGCGCGGAATGCATATTCTGCTGGATGGCGTTTTCAGCCATACAGGCAGCGACAGCGTCTACTTTAACCGCGAGGGGCGCTACAGCACACAGGGAGCGTACAACAGCCAGCAGTCCCCCTATTATGCATGGTACAATTTCCGGAACTGGCCGGATGACTATGAGTGCTGGTGGAACTTCAATACCCTGCCGAATGTGACGGAAACAAACCCACAGTATAACGCGTACATTAATGGCAAAGGCGGCATTGTACGGCGCTGGATTGCGGACGGTGCTTCCGGCTGGCGGCTGGACGTTGCCGATGAGCTGCCGGATGCCTTTCTGGATAATCTGCGCACAGCGGTGAAGATGGAGAACCCGGAAGCACTGGTGCTCGGTGAAGTCTGGGAGGATGCAAGTACCAAAAACGCTTACGGAAAGCGCCGTAAATACCTGCTGGGAGAGGAACTGGACAGCGTCATGAATTACCCGTTCCGCGATGCGGTACTTGGATTTGTGAAGGGCGCAGATCCGGCGCAGATGATGGAAATCATTCTGGATATTTTGGAAAACTACCCGCCGCAGGTGATTCGCCTGCTGATGAACCATATCGGTACCCATGATACGGAGCGTGCGCTGACCGTGCTGGCTGGTGCGCCAACAGAGCATCACGACCGCAGGTGGCAGTCTGAAACGCATCTTACAGAAAAGCAGCGCCAGCTGGGACTGCAGCGTTTAAAGCTTGCCGCAATGATGCAGTATACGTTACCTGGAATTCCCTGCATTTACTATGGGGATGAAGCTGGCATGGAGGGCTACAAAGACCCATTCAACCGCGGAACGTATCCGTGGGGGCATGAAAACACTGACCTGCTGGCGTGGTACCGAAAGCTTGGCAAGCTGCGCGGAATGCTTTCTTGTTTAAAGGAAGGCTCGTTTGTTCCGCTAAATGCGGATGACCATACGATGGTTTATATCCGGGAGGATTCTGTTGATGCAATTTTGGTTGCAATGAATGCGGGGGGAAATTCGCGTACTCTGTACTTGCCGGATGAGTGGCGCACGGCAGAACCTGTTTTCGGAGAGGCGCCCGACCGCAACTGCGGTTTGACACTGCCGCCGTGCAGCGGAACAATGCTTGTGCGGCAGAAGCATCCCTCCCCCTCTGGCCCGTTTGCGTTGGGGAAACCGGAAACACCGGAAGAAGCAGTAGAATCCATAAAAGATAAAATTATGGAGAATATGGAGCAAGAGCCAAAAATCAAGAACGAACTATTGGATTTTTTAAAAAATATCTAA
- a CDS encoding U32 family peptidase gives MNNGEVLAPAGGPESLTAAVRAGADAVYLGAGSFSARASAQNFSNAELAEAVRFCHTRGVRVHLAVNTLLRDEELPAALELIQFACSLPVDAVLVQDTGLLYLLRRACPQLPLHASTQMSIHAPAGVRACKKAGFSRVVLSREMSLKEIAAVHEDSPDVELESFVHGALCMSVSGQCWFSAMLGSRSGNRGQCAQPCRLPFAAEGGTGHDLSLKDLSMIERIGELRNAGVYSYKIEGRMKRPEYVAAATRACRLNADGKPIPPELLRDLHDVFSRSGFTTGYPDGKLGREMFGTRSKEDVTAAAPACSRLRELYRRELSRVPVQLLLTVQEGKPVQLTAADNDGHTAEVQSDLLPQAALNRPLTEDVCTEHLSKTGGTPFLAEKVQCKLGEGFSVPISVLNHLRRDVLEKLQQQRTERKPVPFTPVHFEALPHHTAGLSLRARFPDGNIPEEAARLAAVIVPFNLPLSELKSLRERGMHIILELPRGMFGTEAFIREKLQTAADADFRDIWAGTLNSAGLARELDLTLHGGFSLNVTNSAALRWYTEFGLTDTELSFELTLQQANALGGKLPRGLLIYGRLPLMLTRNCPIANGGGCKSCKSAHTLTDRKGIAFPVQCFGGCSEVLNSVPLSLLGRLKELRGQDFGVLRFTTETFEQRAQVLRLALADKPFAGELTRGLYYRGVL, from the coding sequence ATGAATAACGGGGAGGTACTGGCACCCGCCGGCGGCCCCGAAAGCCTGACAGCCGCCGTCCGCGCCGGTGCGGACGCAGTTTATCTGGGTGCCGGCTCTTTTTCCGCCAGAGCCAGCGCCCAGAACTTTTCCAATGCGGAACTCGCAGAAGCGGTGCGGTTCTGCCACACGCGCGGCGTACGGGTACACTTGGCGGTCAACACGCTGCTGCGTGACGAAGAGCTGCCCGCCGCACTGGAACTGATTCAGTTTGCCTGTTCTCTTCCGGTGGATGCCGTTTTGGTGCAGGATACAGGGCTGCTGTATCTGCTGCGCCGCGCCTGCCCGCAGCTGCCGCTGCACGCCAGCACGCAGATGAGCATCCATGCCCCTGCAGGGGTACGCGCGTGCAAAAAAGCTGGTTTTTCCCGCGTAGTGCTTTCACGCGAAATGAGTTTAAAGGAAATTGCCGCTGTGCACGAAGATTCTCCGGATGTGGAGCTGGAATCCTTTGTACACGGTGCGCTTTGCATGAGTGTTTCCGGTCAGTGCTGGTTCAGCGCCATGCTGGGCAGCCGCAGCGGAAACCGCGGACAGTGCGCGCAGCCATGCCGCCTGCCTTTTGCCGCAGAGGGCGGCACCGGCCACGATTTATCCCTGAAAGACCTCTCTATGATTGAACGAATCGGGGAACTGAGAAACGCCGGTGTATACTCCTATAAAATTGAGGGACGCATGAAGCGTCCGGAGTACGTTGCCGCCGCAACCCGTGCCTGCCGGCTCAACGCGGACGGCAAGCCGATTCCGCCGGAACTGCTGCGCGACCTGCATGATGTTTTTTCCCGCTCCGGCTTTACCACCGGTTACCCGGATGGAAAATTAGGACGCGAGATGTTCGGCACCCGCAGCAAAGAGGATGTAACTGCCGCCGCGCCGGCATGCAGCCGTCTGCGTGAACTTTACCGGCGGGAGCTTTCCCGCGTGCCGGTACAGCTTTTGCTGACCGTTCAGGAGGGCAAGCCGGTACAGCTGACTGCTGCAGACAACGACGGACACACTGCTGAAGTCCAGAGCGACCTATTGCCGCAGGCGGCGCTGAACCGACCGTTAACCGAAGACGTCTGCACAGAGCATTTATCCAAAACCGGCGGAACGCCATTCTTAGCGGAAAAGGTACAGTGCAAACTTGGCGAAGGATTTTCCGTTCCGATTTCTGTATTGAATCACCTGCGCCGTGATGTGCTGGAAAAACTCCAGCAACAGCGGACAGAGCGAAAGCCGGTTCCGTTTACACCGGTTCATTTTGAGGCATTGCCACACCACACAGCGGGACTTTCCCTTCGCGCGCGTTTTCCGGACGGGAATATACCGGAAGAAGCCGCGCGGCTTGCCGCTGTCATCGTTCCTTTTAACCTGCCGCTGTCAGAACTAAAATCTCTGCGGGAGCGGGGCATGCACATTATTTTGGAACTTCCGCGCGGAATGTTCGGCACAGAAGCATTCATCCGAGAAAAGCTGCAGACCGCCGCGGACGCGGACTTTCGGGATATCTGGGCTGGCACATTAAACAGCGCCGGTCTTGCGCGCGAACTGGATCTTACCCTGCACGGCGGCTTTTCTTTGAATGTGACAAACTCTGCTGCACTGCGTTGGTATACTGAATTTGGTCTGACTGATACAGAATTAAGCTTTGAACTGACCCTGCAGCAGGCAAACGCACTGGGTGGGAAACTGCCCCGCGGCCTGCTGATTTATGGGCGGCTGCCGCTGATGCTGACCCGCAACTGTCCCATTGCAAACGGCGGTGGCTGTAAGAGCTGCAAATCCGCACACACGCTTACTGACCGCAAGGGGATTGCATTTCCGGTGCAGTGCTTCGGTGGGTGCAGCGAAGTGCTCAACAGCGTTCCGCTTTCCCTGCTGGGGCGGCTGAAAGAACTGCGCGGGCAGGATTTTGGCGTGCTTCGCTTTACAACTGAAACTTTTGAGCAGCGTGCACAGGTGCTACGGCTGGCGCTTGCGGACAAGCCCTTTGCCGGAGAACTGACACGCGGCCTTTACTACAGAGGTGTTCTATGA